The following are encoded together in the Bradymonas sediminis genome:
- a CDS encoding DnaJ C-terminal domain-containing protein, which produces MSVEFEDYYKVLNVDRGASQDEIQKAYRKLARKYHPDVSKEADAEEKFKKVNEAHEVLKDPESRKKYDQLGKDWKKYQSADGFRPPPGWGGGAGVHGFEDIFGGQGGGQPDFSDFFNTFFGGGRPGGASAGPGPGFNFEGFGGHGGQRRVRPQKGRSVEAVVHVTLEEVASGAEREIVLPMRERLPDGRVVEQNKSYKVKIPAGTTDGTVIRLAGQGEEGVGGGKAGDLRLRVELTKHPLFEVDEHDLTTDIYLTPWEAALGARVSVRTLDGAGTVSIPPGSQSGSKLRLRGKGLPRRKGKKNGDLFARLQIRVPEELSDRERELFELLQAESSFNPRED; this is translated from the coding sequence GTGTCCGTAGAATTTGAGGATTATTATAAGGTTTTAAACGTCGACCGCGGCGCATCTCAGGACGAGATCCAGAAGGCGTATCGCAAACTTGCGCGCAAATATCACCCGGACGTGAGCAAGGAAGCCGACGCGGAAGAGAAGTTTAAGAAGGTCAACGAGGCCCATGAGGTGCTCAAGGACCCGGAGTCGCGCAAGAAGTACGACCAGCTTGGCAAGGATTGGAAGAAATATCAGAGCGCCGACGGCTTTCGTCCGCCCCCCGGCTGGGGCGGCGGCGCGGGGGTGCACGGCTTCGAGGATATTTTTGGCGGGCAGGGTGGCGGCCAGCCCGATTTCAGCGACTTCTTCAATACATTCTTCGGCGGTGGGCGCCCGGGCGGCGCCTCGGCGGGGCCCGGGCCGGGGTTCAACTTCGAAGGCTTCGGCGGGCACGGTGGCCAGCGCCGGGTGCGCCCGCAAAAGGGGCGCTCGGTCGAGGCGGTCGTGCATGTCACGCTCGAAGAAGTCGCCAGCGGCGCGGAGCGCGAGATCGTGCTGCCCATGCGCGAGCGACTCCCCGACGGGCGCGTGGTGGAGCAGAATAAAAGCTACAAGGTAAAGATCCCCGCAGGCACCACCGACGGTACGGTGATCCGCCTGGCCGGGCAGGGCGAGGAAGGCGTGGGAGGCGGCAAGGCCGGGGATCTTCGGCTGCGCGTGGAGCTCACCAAGCACCCGCTTTTTGAGGTCGACGAGCATGACCTGACCACCGATATTTATCTGACGCCCTGGGAAGCAGCACTGGGCGCGCGCGTGAGCGTGAGGACGCTTGATGGCGCGGGCACGGTCTCGATTCCGCCCGGGTCCCAGAGCGGCTCGAAGCTTCGGTTGCGCGGCAAGGGTTTGCCGCGGCGCAAGGGCAAGAAGAATGGCGACCTCTTCGCCCGACTGCAAATCCGGGTGCCCGAGGAGCTCAGCGACCGAGAGCGCGAACTCTTCGAGTTGCTCCAGGCGGAGTCGAGCTTCAACCCCCGCGAAGACTAA
- a CDS encoding MBL fold metallo-hydrolase, which produces MKPMELRYLGHAALRLRAADQTTLIIDPYNPGGFSGRMGYAPIPYHADAVVCSHAHLDHAAIDDLPNRPHVMEGDACFGPFAVQRHRAFHDEYEGRRRGGAVDILEIQVDGLRVVHLSDVGHSPTPALIEALRAPDILCLPVGGNFTIGAAQAYEWLQRLAPTRCVPIHAKTPRCLLDLLETGVFEAYIPATPSDAMDRQMGSFIEVDSAMITFEEWIAALAPEC; this is translated from the coding sequence ATGAAACCCATGGAGCTTCGGTATTTAGGACACGCCGCGCTGCGCCTGCGCGCCGCGGACCAGACCACGCTGATCATCGACCCTTATAATCCGGGCGGGTTCTCGGGGCGCATGGGCTACGCGCCGATCCCGTATCATGCGGACGCGGTCGTCTGCTCGCACGCGCATCTGGACCACGCGGCGATTGATGACCTCCCAAATCGGCCGCATGTTATGGAGGGCGATGCCTGTTTTGGTCCGTTTGCGGTCCAGCGCCATCGCGCCTTCCACGATGAATATGAGGGTAGGCGCCGGGGCGGGGCGGTCGATATTCTGGAGATTCAGGTCGATGGGCTGCGCGTGGTCCATCTGTCAGACGTCGGCCATAGCCCGACACCCGCGCTCATCGAAGCGCTGCGCGCCCCGGATATCCTATGCCTGCCGGTGGGGGGGAACTTCACGATTGGGGCCGCTCAGGCCTACGAGTGGTTGCAGCGGCTCGCCCCCACGCGCTGCGTCCCGATTCACGCCAAAACCCCGCGTTGCCTCCTGGACCTGCTGGAGACGGGCGTCTTCGAGGCGTACATTCCCGCGACGCCATCCGACGCCATGGATCGGCAGATGGGCTCGTTTATTGAAGTCGATTCCGCTATGATTACCTTTGAGGAGTGGATCGCTGCTTTGGCTCCGGAGTGCTGA
- the ribE gene encoding 6,7-dimethyl-8-ribityllumazine synthase yields the protein MPNIVEGNLVAVGKRFAIVAARWNDIFSDKLVSGACDALVRHGVDDDDITIFRCPGCFELPQVAARAAESGKYDAIICLGVLIRGGTPHFDYIASQATRGIGTVAQDYPIPVSYGVLTCDNLEQAIERSGSKAGNKGVEAALAALEMANLFEQMETSE from the coding sequence ATGCCGAATATTGTAGAAGGAAATTTAGTTGCTGTAGGCAAACGCTTTGCCATCGTCGCTGCGCGTTGGAATGATATCTTTTCCGACAAGCTTGTCTCCGGCGCGTGCGATGCTTTGGTGCGCCACGGGGTCGATGATGATGATATCACGATTTTCCGCTGCCCCGGTTGCTTCGAACTGCCGCAGGTCGCCGCGCGCGCTGCCGAGAGCGGAAAATACGACGCGATTATCTGCCTGGGCGTGTTGATCCGCGGTGGAACACCGCATTTCGATTATATCGCATCGCAGGCGACCCGAGGAATCGGCACGGTCGCACAGGATTACCCGATCCCGGTCAGCTACGGCGTTTTAACCTGCGACAATCTCGAGCAAGCGATTGAGCGTAGTGGCTCGAAAGCGGGCAATAAGGGTGTCGAGGCCGCGTTGGCCGCCCTTGAAATGGCAAATCTTTTTGAGCAAATGGAAACCTCCGAATGA
- the nusB gene encoding transcription antitermination factor NusB encodes MTSLPSEKLRKAREAALWALYGMDLAQVFWAGELDEFFPIAVDQDAELHEVRKDVQARVSGVVVKRAELDDEIRRLSPRWRIERMAIIDRNLLRLGIWELLERKTSPIIVINACVELAKDYGEKNTPAFINGLLDQLCKDHGIEISQQPS; translated from the coding sequence ATGACTTCATTGCCGAGCGAAAAATTAAGAAAGGCCCGAGAGGCCGCCCTCTGGGCGTTGTACGGCATGGACCTCGCCCAGGTATTCTGGGCGGGTGAGCTCGACGAGTTCTTCCCGATCGCGGTCGACCAGGACGCCGAGCTTCATGAGGTGCGCAAGGACGTCCAGGCGCGCGTCAGCGGCGTGGTTGTCAAGCGTGCCGAGCTCGACGACGAGATTCGTCGTCTGAGCCCGCGTTGGCGCATCGAGCGCATGGCGATCATCGACCGTAACCTGCTGCGCCTGGGGATCTGGGAGCTGCTGGAGCGCAAGACTTCCCCCATCATCGTCATCAACGCATGCGTCGAGCTCGCCAAAGATTATGGTGAGAAGAACACCCCGGCGTTCATCAACGGCCTGCTGGATCAGCTATGCAAAGACCACGGCATCGAAATCTCGCAGCAACCTTCCTGA